The following are encoded in a window of Nocardia sp. BMG111209 genomic DNA:
- a CDS encoding ABC transporter permease, translating into MTDFLATRGAPPDTGPRDPARPEPPDGIRPDRGRSGSAERSWAVVPGPRAVARALREHAAVALSVLVLIVVLGWAVVPGRFAGRDPLTGVPAQKLRGPSAEHWFGTDNLGRDLYTRVVHAAGISVTATLIAVGIGLVGGSLIGLVSGGLGGPADTVIMRIVDVLLAVPELLSALVLVTVLGVGSRNVALAVGLVMMAQFARLMRSEVLRVRRTPYVEAAFASGVRWPVVLVRHVLRNSYAPVVALAAVDFGVAVLAVSSLSFLGYGAKPPTPEWGSLIAEGRNFLATAWWMTTLPGLVIIAVVLAAQRIGRALGRDGAR; encoded by the coding sequence ATGACCGATTTCCTGGCGACGCGCGGTGCACCGCCCGATACCGGTCCCCGCGACCCCGCGCGGCCGGAGCCACCGGACGGGATACGGCCGGATCGCGGCCGTTCCGGCTCCGCCGAGCGGTCGTGGGCGGTTGTCCCGGGTCCGCGCGCGGTCGCGCGGGCGCTGCGGGAACACGCTGCGGTGGCGCTGTCGGTGCTGGTCCTGATCGTGGTGCTGGGCTGGGCGGTGGTGCCGGGCCGGTTCGCGGGGCGTGACCCGCTCACCGGTGTGCCGGCGCAGAAGTTGCGCGGGCCCAGCGCCGAACACTGGTTCGGCACCGACAATCTCGGCCGCGACCTCTACACCCGGGTGGTGCACGCGGCCGGGATCTCGGTGACGGCCACCCTGATCGCGGTCGGTATCGGACTGGTCGGCGGCAGCCTGATCGGTCTCGTGTCCGGCGGGCTCGGCGGTCCGGCGGACACCGTGATCATGCGCATCGTCGATGTGCTGCTGGCGGTTCCGGAACTGCTGAGCGCGCTGGTGCTGGTGACGGTGCTGGGGGTCGGCAGCCGCAACGTCGCGCTCGCGGTGGGACTGGTGATGATGGCGCAGTTCGCCCGGCTGATGCGCTCGGAGGTTCTGCGGGTGCGCCGCACGCCCTATGTCGAGGCGGCGTTCGCCTCCGGGGTGCGGTGGCCGGTGGTGCTCGTGCGGCACGTGCTGCGCAACTCCTACGCACCCGTGGTGGCGCTGGCCGCGGTCGACTTCGGGGTCGCGGTGCTGGCGGTGTCGTCGCTGAGCTTCCTCGGTTACGGCGCGAAACCGCCGACGCCGGAATGGGGTTCGCTGATCGCCGAAGGCCGCAACTTCCTCGCCACCGCCTGGTGGATGACCACGCTGCCGGGCCTGGTGATCATCGCGGTGGTCCTCGCGGCGCAGCGCATCGGCCGCGCCCTGGGCCGGGACGGTGCCCGATGA
- a CDS encoding ABC transporter permease translates to MGRYVASRVIQAVAVLWAAFTGSFIVLYLLPGDPVTLAAANPGIPLDAAAVAELRARYGLDKPVWQQYLTALDRALHGDLGRSLTNGQHVLDAIGDAIPTTLVLAVTALALALVFGTALALTAAYTEKRRLRGFLIALPPIGASAPTFWVGLLLLQVFSFRLRLVPAFGGTGVQGTILPAVTLAVPVGAVIAQVLYTSLAQTWRQPFVEVAFAKGASRWWVQLRHVLRPALAPALTVAGVWVGTVLAGSVVVETVFSRAGLGRLTQTAVLNEDIPVVQGIVVFTATVFVVVNLVVDLIYPVLDPRVAQHFRRRGAVRV, encoded by the coding sequence ATGGGACGGTACGTGGCGTCGCGGGTGATCCAGGCCGTCGCCGTCCTGTGGGCGGCCTTCACCGGCTCGTTCATCGTGCTGTACCTGTTGCCCGGTGATCCGGTCACCCTGGCGGCCGCCAATCCGGGCATCCCGCTCGACGCCGCGGCCGTCGCCGAACTGCGGGCCCGATACGGGCTCGACAAGCCGGTCTGGCAGCAGTACCTCACCGCACTCGACCGGGCGCTGCACGGGGATCTCGGCCGTTCGCTGACCAACGGGCAGCATGTGCTCGACGCGATCGGCGACGCGATACCCACCACCCTGGTGCTGGCGGTCACCGCGCTGGCGCTGGCGCTGGTGTTCGGCACCGCGCTGGCACTGACCGCGGCCTACACCGAAAAGCGCCGGCTGCGTGGATTTCTGATCGCACTGCCGCCGATCGGCGCCTCGGCGCCCACCTTCTGGGTGGGATTGCTGCTGTTGCAGGTGTTCTCGTTCCGGTTGCGGCTGGTGCCGGCGTTCGGCGGCACCGGCGTGCAGGGCACCATCCTGCCCGCGGTCACGCTGGCCGTCCCGGTCGGCGCGGTGATCGCCCAGGTCCTGTACACCAGCCTGGCGCAGACCTGGCGGCAGCCGTTCGTCGAGGTCGCCTTCGCCAAGGGCGCCTCGCGCTGGTGGGTGCAGTTGCGGCATGTGCTGCGGCCCGCGCTGGCGCCCGCGCTCACCGTGGCGGGGGTCTGGGTCGGCACCGTGCTGGCCGGCTCCGTGGTCGTGGAGACCGTGTTCTCCCGGGCGGGCCTGGGCCGGCTCACCCAGACCGCGGTGCTGAACGAGGACATCCCGGTGGTGCAGGGCATCGTCGTCTTCACCGCGACGGTCTTCGTGGTGGTCAACCTGGTCGTCGACCTGATCTATCCGGTGCTGGATCCCCGTGTGGCACAGCACTTCCGGCGGAGAGGTGCGGTCCGTGTGTAA
- a CDS encoding ABC transporter substrate-binding protein, translated as MKRPLALFGAVAAVTTLAACGSGSGGGDQAGPPRPGGTLRYGLSQAPTCADPVQAQTNQTVYVTRQVVDSLVDQDPATGEIKPWLADTWQVGPDAKSFTFHLKDGVTFSDGTPLTADSVRKNLDALVHTIGAAKASLAASYVAGYVGTTVVDPLTARVDFSAPDAQFLQAASTPQLGLVSDATTAKSAEDRCQGVIGSGPFSYAEYKQGASATLVKRTGYHWGSPVFGNHGDAYLDKIVFTVIPESGVRTGSVTSGQLDAVSDALPQDAPQIEGAGGKVLTVSNPGIPFGIGPNISRGALRDPAVRTALRTAIDRKELIDTVLGPQFKPATGTLASKTPAYVDLSARLGYDPDAARRTLDAAGWVPGPDGIRVKDGQRLSFGVLFAPVFDGNQAILELVQQQVRKVGIDLQLDKEASNVVAARQLSKDFDAVYFNLTRADGDILRTTFGIDQQNYNARGPIPALDQALTGELGSTDAAARAKLIGDAQTSILDQGLWVPTIELSQAIGTAATVVDLKFEASGRLQFHDAWLRGK; from the coding sequence ATGAAACGTCCCCTGGCCCTGTTCGGCGCGGTCGCCGCGGTCACGACCCTCGCCGCGTGCGGTTCCGGCTCCGGCGGCGGGGATCAGGCCGGCCCGCCGCGGCCCGGCGGCACGCTGCGCTACGGGCTGTCACAGGCCCCGACCTGCGCGGATCCGGTGCAGGCGCAGACCAATCAGACCGTCTACGTGACGCGTCAGGTGGTGGACTCCCTGGTCGACCAGGATCCGGCGACGGGTGAGATCAAGCCGTGGCTCGCCGACACCTGGCAGGTCGGCCCGGACGCCAAATCCTTCACCTTCCACCTGAAGGACGGCGTCACCTTCTCCGACGGCACACCGCTGACCGCCGATTCGGTCCGGAAGAACCTGGACGCGCTGGTGCACACCATCGGCGCGGCCAAGGCGTCGCTGGCGGCCAGCTATGTCGCGGGATACGTGGGGACCACCGTGGTCGATCCGCTCACCGCGCGGGTGGACTTCAGCGCGCCCGATGCGCAGTTCCTGCAGGCGGCCTCCACACCGCAGCTCGGCCTGGTCTCCGATGCCACCACGGCGAAATCGGCCGAGGACCGGTGCCAGGGCGTGATCGGATCCGGTCCGTTCAGCTACGCCGAATACAAGCAGGGCGCCTCGGCGACGCTGGTCAAACGCACCGGCTACCACTGGGGTTCGCCGGTGTTCGGCAACCACGGTGACGCGTATCTGGACAAGATCGTCTTCACCGTCATCCCGGAATCGGGGGTGCGTACCGGCAGTGTGACCTCGGGCCAGCTGGACGCGGTCAGCGACGCGCTGCCCCAGGACGCACCGCAGATCGAGGGCGCCGGCGGCAAGGTGCTCACCGTCTCCAATCCGGGCATCCCGTTCGGCATCGGGCCGAACATCAGCCGGGGCGCGCTGCGGGATCCGGCGGTGCGGACCGCCCTGCGCACCGCGATCGATCGCAAGGAATTGATCGATACCGTGCTGGGCCCGCAGTTCAAGCCGGCCACCGGCACGCTGGCCAGCAAAACCCCTGCCTACGTGGATCTTTCGGCCCGGCTCGGCTACGACCCCGACGCCGCCCGCCGGACGCTCGACGCCGCCGGCTGGGTCCCCGGGCCGGACGGCATCCGGGTGAAGGACGGGCAGCGGCTGTCGTTCGGGGTGTTGTTCGCGCCGGTCTTCGACGGTAATCAGGCCATCCTGGAACTCGTCCAGCAACAGGTGCGCAAGGTCGGCATCGATCTGCAGCTGGACAAGGAGGCGTCCAACGTGGTCGCCGCGCGGCAGCTCAGCAAGGATTTCGACGCGGTCTACTTCAACCTCACCCGCGCCGACGGCGACATCCTGCGCACCACCTTCGGTATCGATCAGCAGAACTACAACGCGCGCGGCCCGATTCCGGCGCTGGATCAGGCGCTGACCGGTGAACTCGGCAGTACCGACGCCGCCGCGCGGGCGAAGCTCATCGGTGACGCGCAGACATCGATTCTCGACCAGGGCCTGTGGGTTCCGACCATCGAGCTGTCCCAGGCCATCGGCACCGCCGCGACCGTGGTGGATCTGAAGTTCGAGGCCTCGGGCCGGTTGCAGTTCCACGACGCCTGGCTACGCGGGAAGTGA
- a CDS encoding LLM class flavin-dependent oxidoreductase yields the protein MKFLLLTLITHTPDPVTGAVESAAQRLARVVDNARLAEELGYDGFAVGERHEDPFISSAPPVVLSHIAAVTSRIALFTGVTTLSLLDPVRAFEDYSTLDNLSGGRLELIIGKGNGAAQAQLFHVTTEDQWDRNREGYELFRQLWESDSVTWEGRFRPSLTAAKALPRPLQPRLRIWHGSATSRESVDLAARYGDPLFSANVTHPIEPYADLIDHYRERWAAYGHDPADILIGAGTAGFHLARDSQDALRAYRPIFEARQAVGRTHGLPAVFSSLEDFAERSSALIGSPQQVLEKVQRYHARFGHEVIHIAADGDGFTDKQHRESLELFQSEVAPLLRHSIPSRPLGAQRHPTADPRPSSTEGTTR from the coding sequence GTGAAATTTCTGTTGCTGACCCTGATCACGCATACGCCGGATCCGGTCACCGGCGCGGTCGAATCCGCCGCGCAGCGGCTGGCGCGGGTGGTCGACAATGCCCGGCTGGCAGAGGAACTCGGCTACGACGGCTTCGCCGTCGGTGAGCGGCACGAGGATCCGTTCATCTCGTCGGCGCCGCCGGTGGTGCTGAGCCACATCGCGGCCGTCACCTCCCGCATCGCCCTGTTCACCGGGGTCACCACGCTGAGCCTGCTGGATCCGGTGCGGGCATTCGAGGACTACTCGACCCTGGACAATCTCTCCGGCGGTCGGCTCGAACTGATCATCGGCAAGGGTAACGGCGCCGCGCAGGCGCAGCTGTTCCATGTCACCACCGAGGATCAGTGGGACCGCAATCGTGAAGGCTACGAACTGTTCCGGCAGCTGTGGGAGAGCGACAGCGTCACCTGGGAGGGGCGGTTCCGGCCGTCGCTGACCGCCGCGAAGGCCCTGCCCCGGCCGTTGCAACCGCGCCTGCGCATCTGGCACGGCAGCGCCACCAGCCGCGAATCGGTGGATCTGGCCGCGCGCTACGGTGATCCGCTGTTCTCCGCCAACGTCACGCATCCGATCGAGCCGTACGCGGACCTGATCGATCACTACCGGGAGCGCTGGGCCGCCTACGGGCACGATCCGGCCGATATCCTGATCGGCGCCGGGACCGCCGGCTTCCACCTCGCCCGCGACTCGCAGGACGCGCTGCGGGCGTATCGGCCGATCTTCGAGGCCCGGCAGGCCGTCGGACGCACACACGGTCTGCCCGCGGTCTTTTCGAGCCTCGAGGATTTCGCCGAGCGCAGCTCCGCACTGATCGGCAGCCCGCAGCAGGTGCTGGAGAAGGTGCAGCGCTATCACGCCCGCTTCGGTCACGAGGTGATCCATATCGCCGCGGACGGAGACGGATTCACCGACAAACAGCATCGCGAGAGCCTCGAACTGTTCCAGTCCGAGGTGGCTCCCCTACTGCGCCACAGCATTCCCAGCCGCCCCCTCGGCGCGCAGCGTCATCCCACGGCCGATCCACGGCCGTCGTCCACCGAAGGAACCACTCGATGA
- a CDS encoding ABC transporter substrate-binding protein has protein sequence MPLSRRHVPALTVLAAAVLLTGACSSAEPQAGETNSVNGQSYDLSPEQASRVHATKVDAIAAELPQVYRDRGVLTVTGQVGAVPPLSFYATDNKTIIGSEIDLADLVAEVLGLKTEHRNADWAQNFVAIDSGAVDTFVSNVTVTEERKEKYDFATYRLDNVGLEIPKDATWTYADRKSLAGKRIGVGSGTNQEKLLVDWDKQNQAEGLPKIDIAYYQQTSDYFLALTSGRLDGYLGPNPSVQYHASSTGKTKVVATFSGAGTALQGKIAVLVKKDNGLVKPVHDAIQYLIDQGLYQKWLAHWGLESEAVPASEIDPAGLPKQAP, from the coding sequence ATGCCGCTCTCCCGCAGACATGTTCCGGCACTGACCGTGCTCGCCGCCGCGGTATTGCTGACGGGGGCCTGCAGCAGCGCCGAACCGCAAGCCGGCGAGACGAATTCGGTGAACGGCCAGTCCTACGACCTGTCCCCGGAACAGGCGAGCCGGGTGCACGCCACCAAGGTCGACGCCATCGCCGCCGAACTGCCGCAGGTCTATCGCGACCGCGGTGTGCTGACGGTCACCGGACAGGTCGGCGCGGTGCCGCCGCTGAGCTTCTACGCCACCGACAACAAGACCATCATCGGCAGCGAGATCGACCTCGCCGACCTGGTCGCCGAGGTCCTCGGCCTGAAGACCGAGCACCGCAACGCCGACTGGGCCCAGAATTTCGTCGCGATCGACTCCGGTGCGGTGGACACCTTCGTCTCGAACGTCACCGTCACCGAGGAGCGCAAGGAGAAGTACGACTTCGCCACCTACCGGCTGGACAACGTCGGGCTGGAGATCCCGAAGGATGCCACCTGGACCTATGCGGATCGGAAATCGCTGGCGGGCAAGCGAATCGGCGTCGGCAGCGGTACCAACCAGGAGAAGCTGCTGGTCGACTGGGACAAGCAGAACCAGGCCGAGGGCCTGCCGAAGATCGATATCGCCTACTACCAGCAGACCAGTGACTACTTCCTCGCCCTGACCTCCGGCCGGCTGGACGGTTACCTCGGGCCCAACCCGTCGGTGCAGTACCACGCCTCCAGCACCGGCAAGACCAAGGTGGTGGCCACCTTCTCCGGCGCGGGAACGGCGTTGCAGGGCAAGATCGCGGTCCTGGTCAAGAAGGACAACGGGCTGGTGAAGCCGGTGCACGACGCCATCCAGTACCTCATCGATCAGGGGCTCTACCAGAAGTGGCTGGCGCACTGGGGGCTGGAGAGCGAGGCCGTCCCGGCCTCGGAGATCGACCCGGCCGGCCTGCCGAAACAGGCGCCGTAG
- a CDS encoding amino acid ABC transporter ATP-binding protein produces MTETAVSERVADTAAGGYAVELRGVHKRFGHHEVLRGIDLAVRPGEVTVILGPSGSGKSTLLRTVNHLEKVDAGTVRVSGELVGYRRKGNRLHELSEREILRQRSRIGFVFQNFNLFPHLTVLDNVALAPISAQRRPRAEVRAEARALLARVGLADKAEQYPRRLSGGQQQRVAIARALALRPSVVLFDEPTSALDPELVGEVLDVIRGLARDGATLVIVTHEVGFAREVADTVVLMDDGRVVEQGPPAEVFDNPRHQRTKTFLAHVL; encoded by the coding sequence ATGACGGAGACGGCCGTATCCGAACGCGTCGCGGACACCGCTGCCGGTGGCTACGCGGTCGAATTACGCGGTGTACACAAGAGATTCGGGCATCACGAGGTGCTGCGCGGGATCGATCTGGCGGTCCGGCCCGGCGAGGTGACGGTGATCCTCGGCCCGTCCGGTTCCGGCAAGTCCACGCTGCTGCGCACGGTCAACCACCTGGAGAAGGTGGACGCCGGCACCGTGCGGGTGAGCGGTGAGCTGGTCGGCTACCGCCGCAAGGGCAACCGGCTGCACGAACTGTCCGAGCGCGAGATCCTGCGGCAGCGGTCGCGGATCGGGTTCGTCTTCCAGAACTTCAATCTGTTCCCGCACCTGACCGTGCTGGACAACGTTGCGCTGGCGCCGATCTCGGCGCAGCGGCGGCCACGCGCCGAGGTCCGGGCCGAGGCGCGCGCGTTGCTGGCCCGAGTCGGGCTGGCGGACAAGGCCGAACAGTATCCCCGCCGATTGTCCGGCGGTCAGCAGCAACGGGTCGCGATCGCGCGGGCGCTGGCGCTGCGGCCGAGCGTGGTGCTGTTCGACGAACCGACCTCCGCGCTGGATCCGGAGCTGGTCGGCGAGGTGCTCGACGTGATCCGCGGGCTGGCCCGGGACGGCGCGACCCTGGTCATCGTCACGCACGAGGTCGGATTCGCCCGTGAGGTCGCGGACACGGTCGTGCTGATGGACGACGGCCGGGTCGTCGAACAGGGCCCGCCCGCCGAGGTTTTCGACAACCCGCGTCACCAGCGCACCAAAACCTTTCTCGCGCACGTCCTCTGA
- a CDS encoding amino acid ABC transporter permease, whose amino-acid sequence MSSAAPAGAAEPVTAGPSDDESLVVARTRHPWRWVVAVVALVLVAQFAHGLITNPGWDWPTFRLYFTAHSVLTALKVTLELTFWGTLLGFLLGGVVAIARLSRIPVLQVIAWTYVWAFRSIPLIVQLLFWFNIAYLYKRLSLGIPFGPAVVTFDVNQVLSGFSAAVIGLALHQAAYSAEIIRAGVISVDTGQLEAAKSLGLPRHRQFFTIIAPQAMRGILPNAANEVISLFKGTSIVSVMAIAELFYQVQVIYGRSGRVVPLLMVATVWYIVLTTVLSIVQYYIERHFAKGALRELPPTPWQRVRATLADITGGRT is encoded by the coding sequence ATGAGTAGCGCGGCACCGGCCGGCGCGGCCGAACCGGTGACCGCCGGGCCGTCCGACGACGAAAGCCTGGTCGTCGCCCGCACCCGGCACCCCTGGCGCTGGGTGGTGGCGGTCGTGGCGCTGGTGCTGGTGGCGCAGTTCGCGCACGGCCTGATCACCAATCCGGGCTGGGACTGGCCGACGTTCCGGCTGTACTTCACCGCGCATTCGGTGCTGACCGCGCTGAAGGTGACCCTCGAGCTCACCTTCTGGGGCACCCTGCTGGGCTTCCTGCTCGGTGGTGTGGTCGCGATCGCGCGGCTGTCGCGGATCCCGGTGCTGCAGGTGATCGCGTGGACGTATGTCTGGGCCTTCCGGTCGATTCCGCTGATCGTGCAGCTGCTGTTCTGGTTCAACATCGCCTATCTGTACAAGCGGTTGTCGCTGGGTATCCCGTTCGGGCCGGCGGTGGTGACCTTCGACGTCAATCAGGTGCTCAGCGGATTCAGCGCCGCGGTGATCGGCCTGGCGCTGCACCAGGCCGCGTATTCGGCGGAGATCATCCGCGCGGGCGTCATCTCGGTGGACACGGGTCAGCTGGAGGCGGCGAAATCGCTCGGCCTGCCGCGACATCGGCAGTTCTTCACGATCATCGCCCCGCAGGCCATGCGCGGCATCCTGCCCAATGCCGCCAACGAGGTGATCAGCCTGTTCAAGGGCACCTCGATCGTCTCGGTGATGGCGATCGCGGAACTGTTCTACCAGGTCCAGGTGATCTACGGCCGCAGCGGCCGGGTGGTGCCGCTGCTGATGGTGGCGACGGTCTGGTACATCGTGCTCACCACCGTGCTGAGCATCGTCCAGTACTACATCGAACGGCATTTCGCGAAGGGCGCGTTGCGGGAGCTGCCGCCCACACCGTGGCAGCGGGTGCGTGCCACGCTGGCCGACATCACGGGGGGACGGACATGA
- a CDS encoding SDR family oxidoreductase has translation MRDLTDRVCLLTGAAGGIGRATALAAARAGARLILTDVAAAGLAETVAVVQDAGGDVLAARVLDITDHEAVAAWAEEVHAEYGPVDVVMNIAGVATWGTVENLEHRHWRSMIEVNLMGPIHIIESFVPPMVRAGRGGHLVNVSSAAGLLALPWHAAYSASKFGLRGVSEVLRFDLARHDIGVSLVVPGAVRTPLVQSVQIIGVDRDDPRMRRLTRLFEGYAVPPERVADRILAGIRHNRYLVHTSPDIRLAYWVARKFALPYELTMRLANRRFDRLLPPLPEPGRTR, from the coding sequence ATGCGCGACCTGACCGACCGTGTCTGTCTGCTCACCGGCGCCGCCGGCGGTATCGGCCGGGCCACCGCGCTCGCGGCCGCCCGCGCCGGCGCCCGGCTGATCCTCACCGATGTCGCCGCCGCCGGTCTGGCGGAGACGGTCGCGGTCGTCCAGGACGCCGGCGGGGACGTCCTGGCCGCCCGCGTCCTAGACATCACCGATCACGAGGCCGTCGCCGCCTGGGCCGAGGAGGTGCACGCCGAATACGGCCCGGTGGACGTGGTGATGAACATCGCCGGGGTCGCGACCTGGGGCACCGTGGAGAATCTGGAACACCGGCACTGGCGTTCGATGATCGAGGTCAACCTGATGGGCCCGATCCACATCATCGAATCCTTCGTGCCGCCGATGGTGCGCGCCGGTCGCGGCGGGCATCTGGTGAACGTCTCCTCGGCGGCGGGGCTGCTGGCGCTGCCGTGGCACGCGGCCTACAGCGCGAGCAAATTCGGGCTGCGCGGGGTGTCGGAGGTGCTGCGTTTCGACCTCGCGCGGCACGACATCGGGGTGAGTCTGGTGGTGCCCGGCGCGGTCCGCACCCCGCTGGTGCAGAGCGTGCAGATCATCGGCGTGGACCGCGACGATCCGCGGATGCGCCGGCTGACCCGGCTGTTCGAGGGGTATGCGGTGCCGCCGGAGCGGGTGGCCGATCGGATCCTGGCCGGGATCCGGCACAACCGGTATCTGGTGCACACCTCCCCGGACATCCGGCTGGCCTACTGGGTGGCCCGGAAGTTCGCGCTCCCCTACGAACTGACGATGCGCCTGGCCAACCGGCGCTTCGACCGATTACTCCCGCCGCTGCCGGAGCCCGGCCGAACCCGTTGA
- a CDS encoding RNA polymerase sigma factor, whose amino-acid sequence MNPDAVVDVRAIEAVFAAEYGRAVAVLIRVFGDIDVAEDAVQDAFAAALRHWPAEGLPPAPAGWIITTARRRAVDRLRREAARAGKYAQAALVSAEEQTQSYDVRDDRLRLIFTCCHPALAMPARVALTLRLLGGLGTLALARAFLVSETAMAQRLSRAKGKIRAAGIPYRVPAAADLPQRLPGVLAVLYLIYTEGHTTTTGPEPTRADLCGEAIRLARLLTELLPDEPEAIGLLALLVLTEARRPARLTADGSLIPLARQDRRRWDPALLGEGRSLVRECLRRNRPGPYQIQAAINAVHADAATTADTDWTQIVRLYDHLATLAPNPVVALNRAVAIAEIDGPATALALVDELGLSSYHLYHAVRGELLDRLGRSAEAAAAFELALAHTENPAERDHLRNRREQLDIELP is encoded by the coding sequence GTGAATCCCGATGCGGTGGTGGATGTCCGGGCGATCGAGGCGGTGTTCGCCGCGGAGTACGGCCGGGCCGTCGCCGTCCTGATCCGGGTCTTCGGCGATATCGACGTCGCCGAGGATGCGGTACAGGACGCCTTCGCCGCGGCCCTGCGGCACTGGCCCGCCGAGGGGCTGCCGCCCGCGCCGGCGGGCTGGATCATCACGACCGCCCGCCGCCGCGCCGTCGACCGGTTGCGCCGGGAGGCGGCGCGGGCCGGTAAGTACGCGCAGGCCGCGCTGGTGTCCGCCGAGGAGCAGACGCAGTCGTACGACGTGCGCGACGATCGGCTGCGCCTGATCTTCACCTGCTGTCATCCCGCGCTGGCGATGCCCGCCCGGGTCGCGCTGACCCTGCGGCTGCTCGGCGGGCTCGGCACCCTCGCGCTGGCGCGCGCCTTCCTGGTCTCGGAAACGGCCATGGCACAACGGCTCTCGCGGGCCAAGGGCAAGATCCGCGCGGCGGGTATTCCGTACCGGGTGCCCGCCGCGGCGGACCTGCCGCAGCGCCTGCCCGGGGTGCTCGCGGTGCTGTACCTGATCTACACCGAGGGACACACCACGACCACCGGACCGGAGCCGACCCGGGCCGATCTGTGCGGGGAGGCGATCCGGCTGGCCCGCCTGCTCACCGAACTGCTGCCGGACGAGCCGGAGGCGATCGGCTTGCTGGCACTGCTCGTGCTGACCGAGGCCCGCCGGCCCGCGCGGCTCACCGCGGACGGTTCGCTGATCCCGCTCGCGCGGCAGGACCGGCGGCGCTGGGATCCGGCCCTGCTCGGCGAGGGGCGGTCGCTGGTGCGAGAGTGCCTGCGGCGCAATCGGCCCGGCCCGTACCAGATCCAGGCGGCGATCAACGCCGTGCACGCGGACGCCGCCACGACCGCCGATACCGACTGGACGCAGATCGTCCGGCTCTACGATCATCTGGCGACGCTGGCGCCGAATCCGGTGGTGGCACTGAACCGGGCGGTCGCGATCGCCGAGATCGACGGTCCGGCAACGGCTCTGGCGCTGGTCGACGAACTCGGCCTGTCGAGCTACCACCTCTATCACGCGGTCCGGGGCGAACTGCTGGACCGGCTGGGCCGCTCGGCCGAGGCGGCCGCGGCCTTCGAACTGGCACTGGCACATACGGAGAATCCCGCCGAACGCGACCATCTGCGCAACCGGCGGGAGCAGCTCGACATCGAGCTGCCGTGA
- a CDS encoding YciI family protein, whose amino-acid sequence MKQYFLGIQQPEGGTPPDNLDDIMRDLAALNDEMRAAGVWVFSAGLHAPSTATVVQARPGGEVLITDGPYVESKEYLAGFSIIRAEDLDAALVWVGRLASVIGLPIEVRPIIDE is encoded by the coding sequence ATGAAGCAGTACTTTCTCGGCATCCAGCAGCCGGAGGGCGGCACCCCGCCGGACAACCTCGACGACATCATGCGCGACCTCGCGGCGCTCAACGACGAGATGCGGGCCGCCGGAGTGTGGGTGTTCTCGGCCGGCCTGCACGCGCCGAGTACGGCGACGGTCGTCCAGGCCCGGCCCGGCGGCGAGGTCCTGATCACCGACGGGCCCTATGTCGAGAGCAAGGAATATCTGGCCGGATTCAGCATCATCCGGGCCGAGGATCTGGACGCGGCCCTGGTCTGGGTGGGCCGGTTGGCATCCGTGATCGGCCTGCCGATCGAGGTGCGGCCGATCATCGACGAGTGA
- a CDS encoding flavin reductase family protein: MSELNEIPADGVGLRHAFAAFPSGVVAVCADIDGTPVGLAVSTFVPVSLDPPLVSFCVQNSSSTWPRLSQAGNLGLSLLGTEQAAAARSLSAKNGDRFAGLELHRGTGDSVFVHGAPAWIEGTIETQVPAGDHHVVLLRIHRLATRADIDPLVFHGSRFRRLHAESPLQAAG, encoded by the coding sequence ATGTCTGAGCTGAACGAGATTCCCGCCGACGGGGTCGGCCTGCGCCACGCGTTCGCCGCCTTCCCGAGCGGTGTGGTGGCCGTCTGCGCCGATATCGACGGCACGCCGGTCGGTTTGGCGGTGAGCACCTTCGTGCCCGTATCGCTGGACCCGCCGCTGGTGTCGTTCTGCGTGCAGAACAGCTCGAGCACCTGGCCCCGGCTGTCGCAGGCGGGCAACCTCGGCCTGAGTCTGCTCGGCACCGAACAGGCCGCCGCCGCGCGCTCGTTGAGCGCGAAGAACGGCGATCGCTTCGCCGGGCTCGAATTGCATCGCGGCACCGGCGATTCGGTGTTCGTGCACGGCGCCCCGGCCTGGATCGAGGGCACCATCGAGACCCAGGTGCCCGCCGGTGACCATCACGTGGTGCTGCTGCGCATCCACCGCCTGGCCACCCGGGCCGACATCGATCCGCTGGTGTTCCACGGCAGCCGGTTCCGCCGGCTGCACGCCGAGTCGCCGTTGCAGGCGGCCGGCTAG